One part of the Halopenitus persicus genome encodes these proteins:
- the pdxT gene encoding pyridoxal 5'-phosphate synthase glutaminase subunit PdxT yields MKAGVLAVQGDVSEHAAAIRRAATAHGEPAEVVEIRESGLLPECDVLLCPGGESTTISRLIHREGIAGEIRDHVAADKPVLATCAGLIVLSTDAKDDRVETLGLIDATVDRNAFGRQADSFEAPLAVGGLADPFHAVFIRAPLIDAVGEDVDVLASWEDRPVLVRDGPVLGCSFHPELTDDPRIHDLAFFSEVAATA; encoded by the coding sequence ATGAAAGCAGGCGTCCTCGCCGTGCAGGGCGACGTGTCGGAACACGCCGCGGCGATACGGCGTGCGGCCACGGCCCACGGCGAGCCGGCGGAGGTCGTCGAGATCCGGGAATCGGGGCTCCTCCCGGAGTGTGACGTCCTCCTGTGTCCCGGCGGGGAGTCGACGACGATCTCGCGGCTGATCCACCGTGAGGGGATCGCCGGGGAGATCCGCGATCACGTGGCCGCGGACAAGCCCGTGCTCGCGACCTGCGCCGGACTCATCGTGCTCTCGACGGACGCCAAGGACGATCGCGTCGAGACGCTCGGGCTGATCGACGCCACCGTCGACCGGAACGCCTTCGGCCGACAGGCCGACTCCTTCGAGGCCCCGCTGGCGGTCGGCGGTCTCGCCGACCCGTTCCACGCGGTCTTCATTCGCGCGCCGCTCATCGACGCCGTCGGCGAGGACGTCGACGTCCTGGCGAGCTGGGAGGATCGTCCCGTCCTCGTCCGTGACGGACCGGTTCTCGGCTGTTCGTTCCATCCGGAACTGACCGACGATCCGCGGATCCACGACCTCGCCTTCTTCTCGGAGGTGGCGGCGACCGCATGA
- a CDS encoding preprotein translocase subunit Sec61beta: MSSGQNSGGLMSSAGLVRYFDSEGRDAIRIDPKTVIAFAVLFGVLVQIVSLTI; this comes from the coding sequence ATGAGCAGCGGTCAGAACTCCGGCGGGCTGATGTCCAGCGCGGGACTGGTCCGGTATTTCGACTCCGAGGGCCGGGACGCGATCAGGATCGACCCGAAAACCGTGATCGCCTTCGCGGTTCTGTTCGGCGTCCTCGTCCAGATCGTCTCGCTGACGATCTAA
- the trxA gene encoding thioredoxin — protein MTVRLLDFHADWCGPCKTQDPILEELQEELGDAFELQKIDVDEQQDVANQYQVRSLPTLIVESDDGVVDRFVGVTQKEDLEDAISQAAAAA, from the coding sequence ATGACCGTTCGACTTCTCGATTTCCACGCTGACTGGTGCGGCCCGTGTAAGACCCAGGACCCGATCCTCGAAGAACTGCAGGAGGAGCTGGGGGACGCCTTCGAGCTGCAGAAGATCGACGTCGACGAGCAGCAGGACGTCGCCAACCAGTACCAGGTCCGGTCGCTGCCCACGCTCATCGTCGAGTCCGACGACGGCGTCGTCGACCGGTTCGTTGGGGTCACCCAGAAGGAGGACCTCGAGGACGCCATCTCGCAGGCGGCCGCGGCCGCGTAA